The following are encoded together in the Oncorhynchus nerka isolate Pitt River linkage group LG23, Oner_Uvic_2.0, whole genome shotgun sequence genome:
- the lrrc3ca gene encoding leucine-rich repeat-containing protein 3B encodes MHLLASGWLLRHSVVMCLLLHSVVLMTCFHHAATSCSQGCYCSESDGRGKTVRCSNLRLTEIPQDLPNDTRRIYLDFNLLTEVPSNAFQGLPLLSELDLSNNELAKLERGAFRSLGPSLTFLDLSSNKLVNFNPEAFEGLWARANLTNNPWHCDCSLQMSMPHIDLEPLSLTGIVCETSDPPDVGAEGVPFLLAQDLDLCVVMKKTTDVAMLVTMFGWFTMVISYLVYYVRHNTEDARRHLEYLKSLPTKPGPSEASSTVSTMV; translated from the coding sequence ATGCACCTGCTGGCGAGCGGTTGGCTACTGCGCCATTCGGTGGTCATGTGTCTGCTGCTGCACAGCGTGGTGCTGATGACCTGCTTCCACCACGCCGCCACCAGCTGCTCCCAGGGCTGCTACTGCTCTGAGAGCGACGGCCGTGGAAAGACGGTGCGCTGCAGCAACCTGCGTCTCACGGAGATCCCCCAGGACCTACCCAATGACACCCGGCGCATCTACCTGGACTTCAACCTGCTCACCGAGGTCCCCAGCAATGCTTTCCAGGGTCTGCCCCTGCTCAGCGAGCTGGACCTCTCCAACAACGAGCTGGCCAAGCTGGAGCGAGGGGCCTTCAGGAGCCTGGGGCCCTCGCTCACCTTCCTGGACTTGTCTTCCAACAAATTGGTCAACTTTAACCCTGAGGCCTTTGAGGGGCTGTGGGCGCGCGCCAACCTGACCAATAACCCGTGGCACTGCGACTGCAGCCTGCAGATGTCCATGCCCCACATTGACCTGGAGCCCCTCTCGCTGACGGGCATTGTGTGTGAGACGTCGGATCCGCCCGACGTGGGGGCGGAGGGTGTGCCCTTCCTGCTGGCCCAGGACCTGGACCTGTGCGTGGTGATGAAGAAGACCACGGACGTGGCCATGCTGGTCACCATGTTCGGCTGGTTCACCATGGTCATCTCCTACCTGGTCTACTACGTCCGGCACAACACGGAGGACGCCCGCCGCCACCTGGAGTACCTCAAGTCTCTGCCCACCAAGCCGGGCCCGTCCGAGGCCTCTTCTACTGTCAGCACTATGGTATAG